The following proteins come from a genomic window of Oncorhynchus keta strain PuntledgeMale-10-30-2019 unplaced genomic scaffold, Oket_V2 Un_contig_3382_pilon_pilon, whole genome shotgun sequence:
- the LOC127923962 gene encoding uncharacterized protein LOC127923962 — protein MLSSSSISISSSQVFCDTKSLFTNIMVNQVMDTCSVVSNSSEELSELMNIINGLSPTDAGTLDSDRPSLMTTSRQSSSKSLPRPSLSGSSTHNGGTVDIQVLGEVESKMDNKDLEMSSVSVHPSTPSAMDSDTHASFDSTSNDYTSLVLLLIVRLLSMITPITLLESSDIGETSRVLTKRILSEFCGTSGLEPTQAYPQNLKIKKIFKAVYMGLLQEFGSEKMLQVAMKSTDYAFDDALVKSLTRVLLTKCNEASSSPPSMTQLSSHNALGSDEVGNSGLPTTGIKEKKRGRFSALCGLNPKVHMSSKYKL, from the coding sequence ATGCTGAGCTCTTCTTCCATCTCCATTAGTTCCTCACAGGTTTTCTGTGACACAAAGAGCCTTTTCACCAATATAATGGTCAATCAGGTCATGGATACCTGTTCTGTGGTCTCCAATTCATCAGAAGAATTATCAGAGTTGATGAACATAATCAATGGGTTGTCCCCAACTGATGCTGGAACACTTGACTCTGACAGACCGTCTCTCATGACCACTAGCCGTCAGTCTAGTTCCAAATCATTGCCTCGACCCTCTCTGTCTGGCAGCAGTACACACAATGGTGGAACTGTGGATATTCAAGTTTTAGGAGAGGTGGAATCCAAGATGGACAACAAAGATCTGGAGATGTCTAGTGTCTCTGTGCATCCATCAACTCCATCAGCCATGGACTCTGATACACATGCATCATTTGACTCCACTAGCAATGACTACACCTCTTTGGTACTTTTACTGATTGTTAGATTGCTGTCAATGATCACCCCTATCACATTACTGGAATCCTCTGACATTGGTGAAACATCAAGAGTTCTCACAAAGAGGATTCTGTCTGAGTTCTGTGGCACCTCAGGCCTTGAACCAACTCAAGCCTACCCCCAGAATCTGAAAATCAAAAAGATTTTCAAGGCTGTCTACATGGGGCTTCTTCAAGAATTCGGGTCAGAGAAGATGCTCCAGGTTGCAATGAAGTCAACGGATTATGCATTTGACGATGCCCTGGTAAAATCATTAACGAGGGTACTACTAACTAAATGCAATGAGGCGAGCTCTTCACCTCCCTCCATGACACAGTTGTCATCACACAATGCACTTGGCAGTGACGAGGTAGGTAATTCTGGGCTTCCAACAACTGGTATAAAggaaaagaagagaggaagatTCAGCGCTCTCTGTGGACTCAATCCAAAGGTACATATGTCATCAAAATACAAATtgtaa